A genome region from Vallitalea okinawensis includes the following:
- a CDS encoding alpha-amylase family glycosyl hydrolase: MEKIRQRLGFLYPDNGDQIYNDVMALIDCRGQGQVVKKTFVDEKDIMLITYGDSIINEGEMPLGTLKKFLNQYGENTVSAVHLLPMFPYTSDDGFSVVDYKAISPELGGWSEVEALADDFNLMFDAVINHSSKSSSWFKGFLSEDEAYKEHYIEANPELDYSTVTRPRALPLLTPFKTNEGTKHIWTTFSADQVDLNFKSPRVLMDVLDVLVTYAEKGARFIRLDAIGFAWKEIGTTCIHLEQTHELIKLFRDVLDACVPGTILITETNVPHKENISYFGSGFDEAQLVYQFPLPPLVYYSFIVGSTNKLMEWLKTIDTPSNATTYFNFLASHDGIGVRPTEGILTDEERGLLVSTTLENGGRVSYKDNGDGTQSPYELNISYVNAISGCETKEEFKIRKFIASQGILLSLAGVPGIYVHSLLGSTNWYEGVEESGINRRINREKLNYQKLLDELETDPLRKGIFENYKKLIKIRKNQSGFHPLAEQTVLELDDHCFSIKRHNKETNETIIVVINVSSQAVNLHNTSLEGVELLSGETIHGDLHLEPFDVCWIRTN, translated from the coding sequence ATGGAAAAGATTAGACAACGCTTAGGATTTTTATACCCGGATAATGGGGATCAGATTTATAATGATGTGATGGCTTTAATAGATTGCCGTGGACAGGGTCAAGTGGTAAAGAAGACTTTTGTGGATGAAAAGGATATTATGTTGATAACCTATGGGGATTCAATTATAAATGAAGGGGAGATGCCATTAGGTACATTAAAAAAATTCCTCAATCAGTATGGTGAAAATACTGTATCGGCAGTTCACCTTCTACCTATGTTTCCTTACACATCAGATGATGGGTTTTCGGTAGTGGATTATAAGGCTATTAGTCCTGAATTAGGTGGTTGGAGTGAAGTGGAAGCGCTAGCTGATGACTTTAATCTCATGTTTGATGCTGTCATTAATCACTCTTCTAAGTCCAGTTCTTGGTTTAAAGGATTTCTAAGTGAGGATGAAGCTTATAAAGAGCATTATATAGAAGCAAACCCAGAATTGGATTATAGTACGGTGACGCGACCAAGAGCATTACCGCTTTTAACACCTTTTAAAACAAATGAAGGAACAAAGCATATTTGGACCACTTTCAGTGCTGATCAAGTGGATTTAAACTTTAAAAGCCCTAGGGTATTAATGGATGTATTAGATGTATTGGTTACATATGCTGAAAAGGGTGCTAGATTTATTCGTCTAGATGCTATTGGTTTTGCTTGGAAAGAGATAGGCACTACATGCATTCACCTCGAACAAACCCATGAACTAATCAAGTTATTCAGAGATGTTCTTGATGCATGTGTACCAGGGACTATATTGATTACAGAAACAAATGTACCTCACAAAGAAAACATTAGCTATTTTGGTAGTGGATTTGACGAAGCTCAATTGGTTTATCAGTTTCCACTACCACCACTTGTCTATTACTCATTTATTGTTGGAAGCACTAATAAACTAATGGAATGGTTAAAGACCATTGATACACCTTCTAATGCGACAACGTACTTTAACTTTTTAGCATCCCATGATGGAATTGGCGTTCGTCCAACTGAAGGTATATTGACAGATGAAGAACGAGGCTTATTAGTATCAACTACTTTAGAAAATGGTGGACGAGTAAGTTATAAAGATAATGGAGATGGTACCCAATCACCTTATGAGTTAAACATTAGCTACGTTAACGCTATATCTGGTTGTGAAACTAAAGAAGAATTCAAAATACGCAAATTTATTGCGTCGCAAGGTATTCTTCTATCATTAGCAGGTGTTCCCGGCATTTATGTTCACAGTCTTCTAGGATCAACTAACTGGTATGAAGGTGTTGAAGAGTCTGGCATCAATCGCCGTATTAATCGTGAGAAACTCAATTACCAGAAGCTTTTAGATGAATTAGAGACAGATCCATTAAGAAAAGGTATCTTTGAAAACTATAAAAAACTAATTAAGATTAGAAAAAATCAATCAGGTTTCCATCCTCTAGCTGAACAGACAGTACTTGAACTGGATGATCATTGTTTTTCAATAAAAAGACATAATAAAGAAACCAATGAAACCATAATCGTTGTTATTAACGTAAGTTCACAGGCAGTCAATCTTCATAATACAAGTCTTGAAGGAGTGGAATTACTAAGTGGAGAAACGATACATGGTGATCTGCATTTAGAACCATTTGATGTATGTTGGATAAGAACAAATTAA
- a CDS encoding carbohydrate ABC transporter permease, whose amino-acid sequence MGQSKSRGKTITNYVLMAVILLIFTIPLYWLVIGSVKTNMEFNQVPPTFWPKQFELGNYLTAWKQLDFKTAFINSSIVTVVCTVLNIITGVLAGYVLSKKNVFGGKLILGMIIATLIVPPAVLLLPLYFIITKMGMYDSLIALVLPFAANAYTIYFMKQYIDDIPNELFEAASIDGIGEVGMMMKIVFPLITPALATVGLINFVGNWNSFTMPLVLLRSDEKFTLPLKQALLANATDVNEWPLILAATVLSIIPVLIVFIGSQKMFVKGIMEGAVKG is encoded by the coding sequence ATGGGTCAGTCAAAATCAAGAGGAAAAACTATTACTAATTATGTGCTTATGGCAGTTATATTACTGATTTTTACAATTCCTTTATATTGGTTAGTCATCGGTAGTGTTAAAACCAACATGGAGTTTAATCAGGTACCACCAACTTTTTGGCCAAAGCAGTTTGAGTTAGGAAACTACTTAACAGCATGGAAGCAATTAGACTTTAAAACAGCATTTATTAATTCCAGTATCGTTACAGTAGTGTGTACTGTTTTAAATATCATAACTGGGGTATTAGCCGGCTATGTTCTATCAAAAAAGAATGTCTTTGGAGGTAAGCTTATTCTGGGTATGATCATTGCTACCTTAATCGTACCACCTGCTGTGTTATTGCTACCTCTATATTTCATTATTACTAAGATGGGCATGTACGACTCGCTGATTGCCTTAGTGTTACCATTTGCAGCTAATGCCTATACCATCTACTTCATGAAACAATACATTGATGACATTCCAAATGAACTCTTTGAAGCTGCAAGTATTGATGGGATTGGTGAGGTAGGTATGATGATGAAAATTGTATTCCCGCTTATCACACCAGCGTTAGCTACAGTAGGTCTTATCAACTTTGTCGGAAACTGGAATTCCTTTACGATGCCACTGGTATTGTTACGCTCTGATGAGAAATTTACTTTACCATTAAAGCAAGCTTTATTGGCGAATGCAACGGATGTGAATGAATGGCCTCTGATCTTAGCGGCTACAGTATTATCCATTATTCCTGTGTTGATTGTGTTCATTGGATCACAAAAGATGTTTGTTAAAGGGATTATGGAGGGAGCTGTAAAAGGATAA
- a CDS encoding carbohydrate ABC transporter permease yields the protein MKSMISKLKSHGWGYLFLLPALLIMVLFNFYPIIWSFIVSFNKTKAIEIKQAGLFDIPGKFVALDNYMQVLKNDLFIKSIGNTAYFAIIFIPLTLILSLLLAVYINKKFRGVNFFRTVLFIPYIISVISSSLIFLALFNSESGFINAVLKQFNIDGPNWLSNEWLAMPVIAIMSIWRRVGYFMLMYLAGLQNIPTSLYEVAEIDGATPFQRFRYIVVPLLSNITIVIFVLLLRDVLTVFQEVYVMTGGGPGNSTVTVPFLIYNEAFNYLRYGTAAAMSYILFMITVVVVIFQNKFTKKKHSTR from the coding sequence ATGAAATCAATGATCTCAAAGCTAAAATCTCATGGGTGGGGATATCTTTTCTTACTCCCCGCCCTCCTTATTATGGTTCTGTTTAATTTTTATCCTATTATATGGTCTTTTATTGTCAGCTTCAATAAGACAAAAGCTATAGAAATTAAGCAGGCAGGTTTATTTGATATACCAGGTAAGTTTGTTGCCTTAGATAATTACATGCAAGTATTAAAGAATGATCTCTTTATTAAATCCATAGGAAATACGGCTTATTTTGCTATTATTTTTATTCCCCTTACTTTAATTCTTTCCCTTTTGTTAGCTGTATATATTAATAAGAAATTCCGTGGAGTTAATTTCTTTAGAACCGTACTATTTATTCCTTATATAATATCCGTCATAAGTTCCAGTTTAATTTTTTTGGCACTTTTTAATTCAGAATCAGGATTTATAAATGCCGTATTGAAACAGTTTAATATAGATGGTCCTAATTGGTTATCTAATGAATGGTTAGCTATGCCGGTCATCGCTATTATGAGTATATGGCGTCGAGTAGGTTACTTTATGCTCATGTATCTCGCAGGACTTCAGAATATACCAACTTCATTATATGAAGTTGCCGAAATAGATGGAGCTACACCTTTCCAACGCTTTAGATATATTGTTGTTCCATTACTATCCAATATAACCATCGTTATTTTTGTCCTACTTCTTCGTGATGTATTAACAGTTTTCCAAGAAGTTTACGTCATGACAGGCGGTGGACCAGGTAATTCAACGGTTACTGTACCATTCCTTATTTATAATGAAGCCTTTAATTACTTACGCTATGGTACAGCAGCAGCTATGAGTTATATTCTTTTCATGATTACTGTTGTAGTAGTCATATTCCAAAACAAGTTTACAAAGAAAAAGCACAGTACACGCTAG
- a CDS encoding extracellular solute-binding protein encodes MKKIVSILLVCMLALTAFAGCTSEEPEKVKETTEEKATNTDKGEEKAEQEAKEPTEIRFQIVWDVNSGRGQNIQTVVDTFNESQNDVTVSLITGTSDDKQLITSLLSDDVPEVIQMGVKNTKTIGAEGLLKELNDFEDTYKDIFYPELIEFFKYDGALYGAPWIGHTIELVYNEDLLKEAGLERAPETWDEVMEYSQIIEEKTDATGLGIAGMQHNDAIWMSTPIIMSYGGKFIDVVDGKEVMAINTPEGIKGLEMYQAFASMYPGAAEKNGGNVMEDFRNQKIAMEFQGPWGVTDIWKNGNPFVVGATLMPAGPAGRFVDGGPYALSIPATLEGEKYDAALTFMNYLQDTTAQEMIMNGEYDENTDAYYPYRVPMRKDMANSKYFQENPQFLVYVKGLEFVIDSFPTPGFNQVANEVITVELNKLASGATTPEEAAKVIEEKGNEILRAFYGD; translated from the coding sequence ATGAAAAAAATCGTATCTATTTTATTGGTATGCATGTTAGCTTTAACAGCTTTTGCGGGATGTACCAGTGAAGAACCAGAGAAGGTTAAAGAAACTACTGAAGAAAAAGCAACAAATACTGATAAAGGTGAAGAAAAGGCAGAACAAGAAGCAAAAGAACCAACAGAAATTCGTTTCCAAATAGTTTGGGATGTTAACTCAGGTAGAGGCCAAAACATTCAAACTGTTGTAGATACTTTCAATGAGTCACAAAATGATGTTACTGTATCTTTAATTACAGGTACAAGTGATGACAAACAATTAATCACAAGCTTATTAAGTGATGATGTGCCAGAAGTTATTCAAATGGGAGTAAAAAACACTAAGACTATTGGTGCAGAAGGGCTATTAAAAGAACTTAATGATTTCGAAGATACATACAAGGATATCTTCTATCCAGAGCTTATTGAATTCTTCAAATATGATGGAGCTTTATACGGTGCACCATGGATTGGTCACACGATTGAGCTAGTATACAATGAAGATTTATTAAAGGAAGCAGGTCTTGAAAGAGCTCCAGAAACTTGGGATGAAGTAATGGAATATAGTCAAATTATTGAAGAAAAAACTGATGCAACTGGTCTTGGTATAGCTGGTATGCAACACAATGATGCTATCTGGATGAGTACACCAATCATTATGTCATACGGTGGAAAGTTTATTGATGTTGTAGATGGTAAAGAAGTAATGGCTATTAATACACCAGAAGGTATTAAAGGGTTAGAAATGTATCAAGCATTTGCATCCATGTATCCAGGTGCTGCTGAAAAAAACGGTGGTAATGTAATGGAAGACTTTAGAAACCAAAAAATTGCCATGGAATTCCAAGGTCCTTGGGGTGTAACAGATATCTGGAAAAATGGCAATCCATTTGTTGTAGGCGCTACATTAATGCCAGCAGGTCCTGCAGGTCGTTTTGTAGATGGTGGACCATATGCATTATCTATTCCAGCTACACTTGAAGGCGAAAAATATGATGCAGCTTTAACTTTTATGAACTACTTACAAGATACAACTGCTCAAGAGATGATTATGAATGGCGAGTATGATGAGAATACTGACGCTTACTACCCATATCGTGTTCCAATGCGTAAGGATATGGCAAACTCTAAGTACTTCCAAGAGAATCCTCAATTCTTAGTATATGTTAAAGGTTTGGAGTTCGTAATCGACTCTTTCCCAACACCAGGTTTTAACCAAGTTGCTAACGAAGTTATCACAGTTGAACTTAATAAATTAGCTTCAGGAGCTACAACACCTGAAGAAGCGGCTAAAGTCATCGAAGAAAAAGGTAATGAAATATTACGCGCCTTCTACGGCGATTAA
- a CDS encoding glycosyltransferase family 4 protein — MNIGMMHFRTGETDGVSLEMDKWRYVLEKQGHHVIYIAGSGHPTDQNLRIIQELHYKNPINDHIVNKAYADYDPDYKAEKLKNEIDEYAYVIEEKLINIIEDEKIDVLIPNNVLSLGWNVGAGMATAKAIQKTGIQAIAHHHDFHWERELYSSPNYEFIGDMLETYFPPRYENLDHVVINGIAKGELKKRYGIDATIVPNVFDFEGMSLEQDTYNVDMKEALEIPKNAVIFLQATRIVERKGIELAIDVISKMNEEKHKIMGKTLYNGQRITEETEFLLVFAGLNESEDYYSKLLKHAELKGVQVLNINNRIDHVRKERNQKKIYSLWDAYLLADFITYPSLLEGFGNQFLEAIFAKKPLILYEYPVFEDYIKGFGFEYVSLGNEHHQKENALVTVSSDVVNKCADEVINTLLQSQTYKNMIQKNYQICKEYFSYGTLENLVASLVK; from the coding sequence ATGAACATTGGAATGATGCATTTTAGAACTGGAGAAACAGACGGTGTATCATTAGAAATGGATAAATGGCGTTATGTATTAGAGAAACAGGGGCATCATGTAATCTACATAGCTGGTAGTGGTCATCCAACTGACCAAAACTTACGTATTATCCAAGAACTACATTATAAAAATCCTATTAACGATCACATAGTTAATAAAGCCTATGCAGATTATGATCCTGATTATAAGGCAGAGAAGCTAAAAAATGAAATAGACGAGTATGCATATGTTATTGAAGAAAAACTGATAAATATTATTGAAGATGAAAAAATTGATGTTCTCATTCCTAATAATGTATTATCCTTAGGATGGAATGTGGGTGCCGGTATGGCCACAGCAAAAGCTATTCAGAAGACAGGTATTCAAGCTATTGCTCATCACCATGATTTTCACTGGGAAAGAGAATTATACTCATCACCTAACTATGAGTTCATCGGTGATATGTTAGAAACATATTTTCCACCAAGATATGAAAATTTAGATCATGTTGTTATTAATGGTATAGCCAAAGGGGAGTTGAAAAAGCGTTATGGCATTGACGCGACGATTGTTCCTAATGTTTTTGACTTTGAAGGCATGTCTTTGGAACAAGATACCTATAATGTGGATATGAAAGAAGCTTTAGAAATTCCGAAGAATGCAGTGATATTCCTACAAGCTACAAGAATTGTAGAAAGAAAAGGTATAGAGTTAGCTATAGATGTCATCTCTAAGATGAATGAAGAAAAGCATAAAATTATGGGTAAAACACTTTATAATGGTCAAAGGATTACAGAGGAAACGGAGTTTCTTTTAGTCTTTGCAGGTTTAAATGAAAGTGAAGACTATTACAGTAAATTACTTAAACATGCAGAGTTAAAAGGGGTTCAAGTACTGAATATTAACAACCGTATTGATCATGTTCGTAAAGAAAGAAATCAAAAAAAGATTTACTCTTTATGGGATGCATACTTATTGGCTGATTTCATTACATACCCAAGTCTATTAGAAGGTTTTGGTAATCAGTTTTTAGAAGCTATATTTGCTAAGAAACCTCTAATACTTTATGAGTATCCTGTATTTGAGGATTATATAAAGGGATTTGGATTTGAATATGTATCCTTAGGAAATGAGCATCATCAAAAGGAGAATGCTTTAGTAACAGTAAGTAGTGATGTAGTTAATAAATGTGCTGATGAGGTTATCAATACACTGCTTCAAAGCCAGACTTACAAAAACATGATTCAAAAGAATTATCAAATTTGTAAGGAGTATTTTTCTTACGGCACATTAGAAAACTTAGTAGCATCACTAGTTAAGTAA
- a CDS encoding LacI family DNA-binding transcriptional regulator: MKKLSMKDIAQLSGVSIKTVSRVLNNSEQVKEETKEKVMAVVREHGYQRNIVAKSLKEKKTNTIMIFIDRHKGDYWGIWHTRMLNEIMRRAKAMGYKVVISPSNAEMHLEDETDGFSLLASGLADGAVIFDNVRNDVRIDFLNKHEIPYVVVGKNVDEAGSKYVDLNNYEAGYMGGKYLINKGYDSICFLVGREEYIVTQERVNGFKAAAKKYGAKDIQVIYGINTMKKAYETVRRNHEGHPCTAYFVSGDERAIGVYRALHELGIDIPSDIAVLGIDNIPICDYLYPSLSSISQPIESFCYYIMDILVEQICETTSRVEDKKVILPFELIERESTT; the protein is encoded by the coding sequence ATGAAAAAATTATCAATGAAAGATATTGCTCAATTAAGTGGCGTCTCGATTAAAACCGTTTCACGGGTACTTAATAACAGTGAGCAAGTAAAAGAAGAGACAAAAGAAAAAGTCATGGCCGTTGTCCGAGAACATGGATATCAGCGAAATATCGTTGCCAAGAGTCTGAAAGAGAAGAAGACCAATACCATCATGATCTTTATTGATCGACATAAAGGTGATTATTGGGGAATTTGGCACACGAGAATGCTAAATGAAATTATGCGAAGAGCTAAAGCTATGGGGTATAAGGTAGTCATATCACCTTCCAATGCAGAGATGCATTTAGAAGATGAAACAGATGGTTTTAGTCTATTAGCTAGTGGGCTTGCTGATGGAGCAGTTATCTTTGATAATGTTCGTAACGATGTAAGGATTGATTTCTTAAATAAACACGAAATCCCTTACGTGGTTGTCGGTAAAAATGTTGATGAAGCAGGTAGCAAATATGTTGACTTAAATAACTACGAGGCTGGTTATATGGGAGGAAAATACCTGATTAATAAAGGTTATGACTCCATTTGCTTTTTAGTAGGAAGAGAAGAATATATTGTTACACAAGAGAGGGTAAATGGTTTTAAAGCAGCGGCTAAAAAATATGGTGCTAAAGATATTCAAGTTATTTACGGCATTAATACCATGAAGAAAGCCTATGAGACTGTGAGAAGAAATCATGAAGGACACCCTTGTACAGCATACTTTGTATCTGGTGATGAAAGAGCCATAGGCGTTTATCGAGCTTTACATGAGTTGGGCATTGATATACCGAGTGATATTGCTGTATTAGGAATTGATAACATTCCTATATGTGATTATTTATATCCTAGTTTATCATCTATAAGCCAACCCATAGAATCCTTTTGCTATTACATCATGGATATTTTAGTGGAGCAAATTTGTGAAACTACATCGCGTGTTGAAGATAAGAAAGTTATTTTACCTTTTGAGTTAATTGAAAGGGAATCAACGACTTAG
- a CDS encoding GntP family permease, producing the protein MVDGPILILILIVGILFIVLATSKFKVHPFISLLLAAYGIAFAAGMPVLEIGSTIRNGFGGILGYIGIVILLGTIIGTILEKSGAAITMADTVLKVVGEKHPGLAMSIIGYIVSIPVFCDSGYVILSSLKKSLAKRTGQSSVMMSIALATGLYATHTFVPPTPGPIAAAGNLGLENQLGLVIVVGIFVAIVGMIAGYVWAKVAGKRYRSAEDDEKLTMSYEEIKKQYGKLPSAWKAFAPIFIPIILIALGSVASFPTMPMGEGSMYTLFAFLGKPVNALMIGFFLSLFLLPHLNEDTLTGWVNEGLKNAAIIIMVTGAGGALGAVLKATNIGEYLGASLSTLHLGIFVPFIIAAALKTAQGSSTVALVTTSALIAPLLGSLGLDSTMGSVLTVMAIGAGAMTVSHANDSFFWVVAEFSGMDVSTAYKSQTMATLIQGIVTMAFVAVLTLIFV; encoded by the coding sequence ATGGTTGACGGACCAATTCTTATTCTAATACTTATCGTGGGGATACTATTTATAGTATTAGCTACATCAAAGTTTAAGGTTCATCCATTTATTTCACTTTTATTAGCTGCTTATGGTATAGCATTTGCTGCTGGCATGCCTGTTCTTGAAATAGGCTCAACCATTAGAAATGGTTTTGGTGGTATACTTGGGTATATCGGTATTGTAATCTTACTTGGTACCATTATAGGAACTATTCTAGAGAAGTCTGGGGCAGCCATCACTATGGCTGATACAGTTCTTAAAGTAGTTGGAGAAAAGCATCCTGGATTAGCTATGAGTATTATTGGATACATTGTTTCTATTCCAGTATTTTGTGACTCAGGATACGTTATACTTTCTTCATTGAAGAAATCCTTAGCTAAACGTACAGGACAGTCATCTGTTATGATGTCCATAGCTTTAGCTACAGGACTATATGCAACACATACATTTGTACCTCCTACACCAGGTCCTATTGCAGCAGCAGGTAATTTAGGCCTAGAAAACCAATTAGGTTTAGTGATCGTTGTAGGTATCTTTGTGGCAATTGTTGGTATGATTGCTGGTTATGTATGGGCGAAAGTAGCTGGAAAGAGATATCGTTCTGCTGAAGACGATGAGAAGCTAACTATGTCTTATGAAGAAATTAAAAAGCAATATGGCAAATTACCTTCAGCATGGAAGGCCTTTGCACCTATTTTTATACCTATTATTTTAATTGCACTAGGATCAGTAGCATCTTTTCCAACCATGCCTATGGGTGAAGGTTCTATGTATACTCTTTTTGCTTTCTTAGGTAAGCCAGTAAACGCTTTGATGATTGGTTTTTTCCTATCCTTGTTCTTATTACCTCATCTTAATGAGGATACATTAACTGGATGGGTCAATGAAGGCTTGAAGAATGCAGCCATTATTATCATGGTTACTGGAGCAGGTGGAGCTTTAGGAGCAGTTCTTAAGGCTACAAATATCGGTGAGTATTTAGGCGCTTCTTTATCTACACTTCATTTGGGAATATTTGTACCATTTATTATAGCAGCGGCATTGAAGACAGCTCAAGGTTCTTCTACGGTAGCATTAGTAACAACATCAGCATTAATTGCGCCATTATTAGGTAGCCTAGGGTTAGATTCTACTATGGGTAGTGTCTTAACTGTCATGGCAATAGGGGCAGGTGCTATGACTGTATCTCATGCTAACGATAGTTTCTTCTGGGTAGTAGCAGAATTTAGTGGCATGGATGTTTCGACAGCCTATAAATCTCAAACAATGGCCACACTTATTCAAGGTATTGTAACAATGGCTTTCGTTGCCGTATTGACTTTGATATTTGTATAG